The following proteins are co-located in the Takifugu flavidus isolate HTHZ2018 chromosome 16, ASM371156v2, whole genome shotgun sequence genome:
- the spint1a gene encoding kunitz-type protease inhibitor 1a — MNSLLKGHLGACCVLIATLLLDSSFGQETGEGCLEKFKKGRDDFILDADESVKDGATYLSSPKLGRYRDCVAACCKDPKCNVAFMERAKGEEEEKGGSISSCFLFDCLYKKQYVCRFVRKKGFINYIQDTVYESYLAVDLLPDDSDRPPVANGGQDRVVQPQEAVMLNGIASKDDKKILSYQWQMLTQYPYAVIEKTNFEDQIMVSNLTSGMYKFQLTVTDTIGQSDSIKVTVLVLTPEQSEHHCMAPVKVGPCRGSFPRWHYNAASQKCEQFIFGGCRENLNNYLSKDECTNACSGSEKTSKTGRGLPVPTDQGEQCNAPCTTDQFTCDNGCCLAPGLECDSTPQCSDKSDEQKCEDLNNTFDILLQIPVNEQKVRCTELPDTGGCRDSLTKWYYNPVKQECTRFNYGGCQGNENRFESPESCMKFCRGVTEKDVFARKEEFDRAVSEKNTVVVAVAALLGVSILIMLAILAYCLVKGRRKSGQHQRVPVNTIPVTFEDRERLVYNTTTKPI; from the exons ATGAATTCGCTCCTTAAGGGACATTTGGGAGCGTGTTGCGTCCTGATCGCAACGCTGCTGCTCGACTCCTCCTTTGGCCAGGAAACTGGGGAAGGATGCTTGGAGAAATTCAAGAAGGGTCGCGATGATTTTATCCTCGACGCGGACGAGTCGGTGAAGGACGGGGCCACGTACCTGTCGTCGCCCAAACTGGGCCGGTACAGGGACTGCGTGGCGGCCTGCTGCAAAGACCCGAAGTGCAACGTCGCCTTCATGGAGCGAgcaaagggggaggaggaggagaaaggaggctCGATCAGCTCCTGCTTTCTCTTTGACTGTCTGTACAAAAAGCAATATGTGTGCCGCTTCGTCAGGAAGAAGGGCTTCATCAACTACATCCAGGACACCGTGTATGAGAGTTATCTCGCAGTGGATCTGCTCCCAG ATGACTCGGACCGTCCGCCCGTAGCCAACGGAGGCCAGGACCGGGTCGTCCAGCCCCAGGAAGCAGTGATGCTCAACGGCATAGCGAGCAAAGACGACAAGAAGATCCTGTCCTACCAGTGGCAAATGCTCACTCAGTATCCCTACGCCGTCATCGAG AAAACGAACTTCGAGGACCAGATCATGGTGTCGAATCTGACGTCTGGCATGTACAAGTTCCAGCTGACGGTCACGGACACCATCGGCCAGTCGGACTCCATCAAGGTCACGGTTCTGGTCCTCACGCCCGAGCAGTCTGAGC ACCACTGTATGGCTCCAGTGAAGGTGGGGCCCTGCCGCGGTTCCTTCCCGCGGTGGCATTACAACGCAGCCTCGCAGAAATGTGAGCAGTTCATCTTTGGGGGCTGCAGAGAGAATCTCAACAACTATCTCTCCAAAGACGAGTGCACCAACGCCTGCTCTGGTTCAG AAAAAACGAGTAAGACAGGCAGGGGTTTGCCAGTTCCTACAGACCAAG GTGAACAATGCAACGCTCCCTGCACCACAGATCAGTTCACCTGCGACAACGGCTGCTGTTTGGCTCCGGGACTGGAGTGCGACTCGACCCCACAGTGCAGCGACAAATCAGACGAGCAGAAATGCGAAGACC TGAACAACACCTTCGACATCCTGCTGCAGATCCCAGTCAACGAACAAAAAG TGCGCTGCACAGAGCTTCCTGACACGGGGGGCTGCAGGGACAGTCTGACCAAGTGGTACTACAACCCTGTTAAACAGGAATGTACACGCTTCAACTACGGGGGATGCCAAGGAAACGAGAACAGATTTGAGTCTCCGGAATCCTGCATGAAGTTTTGCCGCGGCGTCACAG AAAAGGACGTATTTGCAAGAAAGGAGGAGTTTGATCGCGCGGTGTCGGAGAAAAATACAG TTGTTGTAGCGGTCGCCGCCCTCCTGGGCGTTTCCATCCTTATCATGCTGGCCATCCTGGCGTACTGCCTGgtgaaaggaaggaggaagtcGGGGCAGCACCAGCGCGTGCCAGTCAACACCATCCCCGTTACCTTTGAGGACCGAGAGCGGCTGGTCTATAACACCACCACGAAGCCAATCTGA